One genomic window of [Clostridium] scindens ATCC 35704 includes the following:
- a CDS encoding phosphatase PAP2 family protein has protein sequence MTFLWLLEGIRTPFLDQLMQFITYFGQEIIIIAVICALYWCADKRFAYLLGFTYFTAGLCVQSLKITFRIPRPWVLNPDFHAVESAIPGATGYSFPSGHTQGATCLFFPLALKTRKFWTKFLCILAFLSIGFSRMYLGCHTPKDVLASMGISLLVSALIWHFQVFFLDDARHLKLIAAILAGLSLAVAAYSLILMGNGTIEVKYAADCCKAAGAGLGFAIGWYVERTRLNFDTRTGNIWSQILKLAAGLAAALIIKEGFSLLFGSSILAKMMEYLILVLWVLVIYPYLFSKLLRRNV, from the coding sequence ATGACATTTTTATGGCTGTTAGAAGGAATCCGGACTCCCTTCTTAGACCAACTGATGCAATTCATCACATATTTTGGCCAGGAAATCATCATCATAGCGGTTATCTGTGCACTGTACTGGTGCGCGGATAAGCGCTTTGCTTATCTGCTTGGCTTTACTTATTTTACGGCCGGACTGTGCGTGCAGTCCTTAAAGATCACCTTCCGTATCCCAAGACCCTGGGTGCTGAATCCTGACTTCCATGCGGTAGAAAGCGCCATCCCCGGCGCCACAGGCTACTCTTTTCCCAGCGGGCATACGCAGGGCGCTACCTGCCTGTTCTTCCCTCTGGCGCTAAAAACAAGGAAGTTCTGGACAAAGTTTCTGTGTATATTGGCATTCCTTTCCATTGGATTTTCCAGGATGTACTTGGGCTGCCATACGCCCAAAGACGTGCTTGCATCCATGGGTATCTCTCTTCTGGTATCTGCCCTTATCTGGCACTTCCAGGTTTTTTTCCTGGATGATGCAAGGCACTTGAAACTGATCGCCGCTATCCTGGCCGGCCTTTCCCTGGCTGTTGCCGCCTATTCCCTGATCCTGATGGGAAATGGCACGATTGAAGTCAAATATGCAGCAGACTGCTGCAAGGCCGCCGGAGCAGGACTTGGGTTTGCCATCGGCTGGTACGTAGAACGTACCCGTCTGAATTTTGACACCCGCACTGGGAATATCTGGTCCCAAATATTGAAACTGGCCGCTGGTTTAGCGGCTGCGCTCATAATCAAAGAAGGCTTTTCGCTTCTCTTCGGAAGTTCTATCTTGGCAAAAATGATGGAATATCTTATACTGGTGTTGTGGGTATTGGTAATCTACCCTTATCTATTCAGTAAACTATTGAGGAGAAATGTATGA
- a CDS encoding transporter associated domain-containing protein: MRHYVTIFLKRLAVVLEFVISIMLAIGIVLLCLRMATSLSSIPNLDVWPNYDDLLETCFNLIIGVELIRMMYSHTPSTVFEVLLFAIARQIIVDHSSIWSSLVGVCAIAVLFATRKFLFCEFDISDEIIFRASTRIKTVNKILGIDIPYDGAKTLYEIITKKFEEYEIETGVGACVYFSDCGLRVAKMHDGKISRIEVIRAIH, translated from the coding sequence ATGAGACACTATGTAACGATCTTTTTGAAACGGCTGGCCGTAGTACTGGAATTCGTCATTTCCATCATGCTGGCCATCGGTATCGTCCTGCTGTGCCTTCGCATGGCTACTTCTTTAAGCAGCATCCCTAATCTGGATGTCTGGCCTAATTATGATGACCTGCTGGAAACCTGCTTCAACCTGATTATCGGCGTTGAATTAATACGGATGATGTATTCCCATACGCCAAGCACGGTATTCGAGGTTCTGCTTTTTGCGATCGCCCGCCAGATCATCGTAGACCACTCTTCTATCTGGAGCAGCCTGGTGGGCGTATGCGCCATTGCCGTACTTTTTGCCACCAGAAAATTCCTGTTCTGCGAATTTGACATATCCGATGAAATCATCTTTAGGGCAAGCACCAGAATCAAGACCGTCAATAAAATACTGGGCATTGACATTCCCTACGATGGCGCAAAAACCCTGTACGAGATTATCACGAAAAAGTTCGAAGAATATGAAATCGAGACTGGCGTAGGCGCCTGCGTATACTTTTCTGACTGCGGCCTCAGGGTTGCCAAAATGCATGATGGAAAAATTTCAAGAATTGAGGTGATACGTGCTATACATTAA
- the hpf gene encoding ribosome hibernation-promoting factor, HPF/YfiA family, whose protein sequence is MKFIIIGKNIDVTPGLKEAVENKLGKLERYFTPDTEIHVTLSVQRERQKIEVTIPVKGGIIRSEQESSDMYVSIDLVEEVIERQLRKYKNKLIARHQEGSGNFKQEFFDSGERSEDDGEIKIVRTKKFGFKPMYPEDACVQMELLGHDFFVFCNAETDEVNVVYRRKNGTFGLIEPEFS, encoded by the coding sequence ATGAAGTTTATCATTATCGGAAAGAACATCGATGTAACACCCGGCTTAAAAGAAGCCGTAGAAAACAAGTTAGGAAAGTTAGAGAGGTACTTTACTCCTGATACGGAAATCCACGTAACCTTAAGCGTACAGAGAGAACGCCAGAAAATCGAAGTAACCATCCCCGTAAAGGGCGGCATTATACGTTCCGAGCAGGAAAGCAGCGATATGTATGTATCCATCGATCTGGTTGAAGAGGTAATTGAGCGTCAGCTTCGCAAATATAAGAACAAGTTAATTGCAAGGCACCAGGAAGGAAGTGGCAATTTCAAGCAGGAATTCTTTGACAGTGGCGAGCGTTCCGAAGATGATGGCGAGATTAAGATCGTCCGCACCAAAAAATTCGGATTCAAGCCAATGTATCCGGAAGATGCCTGCGTACAGATGGAACTTCTAGGACATGATTTCTTTGTATTCTGCAATGCAGAGACCGATGAAGTAAATGTTGTATACAGAAGGAAAAATGGAACGTTCGGCCTGATCGAGCCTGAATTTTCCTAA
- a CDS encoding DUF5058 family protein, whose amino-acid sequence MKDIMKIANSIPMWIACGTAVILVIVQAVIFAKSSYKAGEKIGLTKKQMRGAIRSSAITSIGPSIVILSGMLSLLITVGGPMAWMRLSMIGSVMFESMAAGFGTSSVGVQLGADAMTELAFGMAVWTMILGSIGWVIVSTFSASRMDKVEKKLSGGDPKMLTAISGAAILGAFCALSSSHLTKLNKNSIACVLGAGIMAVLLILGEKKNIKWLGEWALTISILGSMIITAII is encoded by the coding sequence ATGAAAGATATTATGAAAATTGCCAACAGCATTCCCATGTGGATTGCGTGCGGCACGGCTGTCATCCTGGTAATCGTCCAGGCTGTTATTTTCGCAAAGTCTTCATATAAGGCAGGCGAAAAAATCGGACTCACCAAAAAGCAGATGCGCGGAGCTATCAGAAGCAGCGCGATTACTTCGATCGGGCCTTCCATCGTTATCCTGAGTGGAATGCTGTCTCTTCTCATTACAGTCGGCGGCCCGATGGCCTGGATGCGCCTGTCCATGATCGGCTCAGTCATGTTTGAATCCATGGCTGCCGGGTTCGGAACCAGTTCCGTCGGCGTTCAGCTAGGCGCAGATGCTATGACCGAACTTGCCTTTGGTATGGCCGTATGGACAATGATTCTTGGTTCCATTGGATGGGTCATCGTCTCTACATTTTCCGCGAGCCGTATGGATAAAGTAGAGAAGAAACTATCCGGAGGGGATCCAAAGATGCTAACAGCCATATCTGGCGCAGCAATCCTGGGTGCTTTCTGCGCCCTCTCCTCTTCTCACCTTACAAAGTTAAATAAGAACTCCATTGCCTGCGTGCTTGGTGCCGGGATTATGGCAGTCCTTTTGATACTGGGTGAAAAAAAGAATATTAAATGGCTTGGAGAATGGGCGCTGACCATCTCGATTCTCGGCAGCATGATTATAACAGCGATTATATAA